In Rhodothermales bacterium, a single window of DNA contains:
- a CDS encoding isoprenyl transferase produces the protein MSSDKDDRARQDALKARGPLPGHIAVIMDGNGRWARQKGKPRVQGHRAGIAAVRDVTEAAAELRISNLTLYTFSTENWSRPATEVNALMQLLIRSLEKEAKTLQDNNIRFSSIGDRTMLPPACRVQLERVVETTSANTGMVLTLALSYSGRWELVQAARSMTKDAAAGKLDPELVDETVIRRYLNDPELPDPDLLIRTGGERRISNFLLWQLAYSELHFTEVFWPDFRRNHLYSAIEDFQDRERRFGRVGGSR, from the coding sequence GTGAGCTCGGACAAGGACGATCGTGCCCGGCAGGACGCGCTGAAAGCGCGTGGCCCCCTACCGGGCCACATTGCGGTCATCATGGACGGCAATGGGCGATGGGCACGCCAGAAAGGCAAGCCGCGTGTGCAGGGGCACCGGGCAGGCATCGCGGCCGTTCGGGATGTAACGGAAGCGGCTGCGGAACTCCGGATTTCCAATCTGACGCTCTACACGTTCAGTACGGAGAATTGGAGTCGTCCGGCCACGGAAGTGAATGCCCTCATGCAGTTGCTCATCCGGTCGTTGGAGAAGGAAGCCAAGACATTGCAGGACAACAATATCCGTTTTTCCTCCATTGGCGATCGGACCATGCTGCCGCCCGCCTGTCGGGTCCAGTTGGAACGCGTTGTCGAGACCACGTCCGCGAACACCGGTATGGTGCTCACGCTTGCCCTGTCGTACTCGGGTCGGTGGGAGCTCGTACAGGCGGCGCGATCCATGACGAAAGACGCCGCTGCCGGTAAGCTGGATCCTGAACTGGTGGACGAGACAGTCATCCGGCGGTACTTGAACGACCCGGAACTGCCTGATCCTGATCTGCTGATCCGGACTGGAGGAGAACGTCGCATTTCCAATTTCCTGCTCTGGCAACTGGCCTATTCCGAGCTGCATTTCACGGAGGTGTTCTGGCCGGACTTCCGTCGGAATCACCTGTATTCCGCCATCGAGGATTTCCAGGATCGGGAACGTCGCTTCGGACGCGTAGGCGGAAGTCGGTGA
- the rseP gene encoding RIP metalloprotease RseP, whose amino-acid sequence MESVINILSYVGWVLLAIMILVFIHELGHFLFAKLFKMRVEKFSVGFPPKVLGFTWGETEYVLGLTPLGGYVKIVGMVDESMDTDSLSEEPKEYEFRAKPVWQRILVITGGVLFNFILAALIFAGLKATYGEMYVPADGPLLVTEGSIAYDMGLRTQDELLSMNGQPYDGGESYFSIQEMLLANPPVLTVRRGEEILTLSGPDDIMTRLNQSKGEHGIAFDPAIIGYVSPDSPADRAGLRAGDKVVAIGDSLVSFWSDVPPLIQPYRDAPFTLRILRPDSIQSLPASASVRLPDSIQVAAGTFFDIPIAAEESASAYVIGVNQLFRTRTYGPVKAVAAGFGDMFTNTRLIGTSLKRIFTGQDAFRENIGGPVMIARATKEAADRGAPFFWNIVAVLSITLAIINILPIPALDGGHLVFLIYEGVTRREPSLKLRMILQQIGMVVLLIFMVFVIFNDFLNL is encoded by the coding sequence ATGGGTCCTCCTGGCAATCATGATCCTCGTGTTCATTCACGAGTTGGGGCATTTCCTGTTTGCCAAATTGTTCAAGATGCGTGTGGAGAAGTTCTCGGTGGGTTTTCCACCGAAAGTGCTTGGCTTCACATGGGGGGAGACCGAATATGTCCTGGGGTTGACGCCACTCGGTGGATACGTCAAGATCGTGGGCATGGTGGATGAGAGCATGGATACCGATTCGTTGTCCGAGGAGCCCAAGGAGTATGAGTTCCGGGCAAAACCTGTTTGGCAACGGATACTGGTGATTACCGGCGGCGTCCTGTTCAATTTCATCCTGGCCGCGTTGATATTTGCCGGGTTGAAGGCGACCTACGGGGAAATGTACGTGCCGGCAGATGGCCCGCTGCTCGTTACGGAAGGATCCATCGCCTATGATATGGGGCTCCGGACCCAGGATGAACTGTTGTCCATGAATGGTCAGCCGTATGACGGTGGCGAGTCCTATTTCAGCATACAGGAAATGCTCCTGGCCAACCCGCCCGTCCTCACGGTTCGTCGAGGCGAGGAGATCCTCACGCTCTCGGGTCCGGACGACATCATGACGCGACTGAACCAGTCGAAGGGCGAGCACGGAATTGCATTCGATCCAGCCATCATCGGCTATGTCTCCCCCGATTCACCTGCTGACCGCGCTGGGCTGCGAGCCGGTGACAAGGTCGTAGCCATTGGCGACAGCTTGGTGTCATTCTGGTCGGACGTGCCACCCCTTATCCAGCCATACAGGGATGCCCCTTTCACGCTTCGGATCCTGCGACCGGACTCGATTCAGTCCCTACCGGCCTCTGCTTCTGTCCGTTTGCCGGACTCCATACAGGTCGCCGCCGGCACATTTTTTGACATACCGATAGCGGCGGAGGAATCGGCTTCCGCTTATGTGATCGGCGTGAACCAGCTCTTCCGGACTCGGACGTACGGTCCGGTAAAGGCGGTCGCGGCAGGTTTTGGCGACATGTTCACCAACACCCGGCTCATAGGAACGAGCCTGAAGCGCATTTTCACCGGCCAGGACGCCTTCCGGGAAAACATCGGAGGTCCGGTCATGATTGCGCGGGCTACAAAGGAGGCGGCGGACAGGGGCGCACCCTTTTTCTGGAATATCGTGGCGGTGCTGTCCATCACGCTGGCCATCATCAATATCCTGCCCATCCCGGCCCTGGATGGGGGACACCTGGTCTTCCTGATTTATGAAGGGGTAACGCGCAGGGAACCGTCGCTCAAGTTGCGGATGATCCTGCAGCAGATAGGAATGGTTGTCCTCCTGATCTTCATGGTTTTCGTCATCTTCAATGACTTCCTGAACCTGTGA